A portion of the Nitratidesulfovibrio termitidis HI1 genome contains these proteins:
- a CDS encoding STAS domain-containing protein, which translates to MAHLELDDHGNILVAALTGELTLANATEVRNELERLFARKGVSDVVLDLGAVSFLDSSGLGTLVAASTKARSMGRRLLLYRPTAEAVHTMETAQLTGFFPILGDEDDLLALLPD; encoded by the coding sequence ATGGCGCACCTCGAGCTTGACGATCACGGAAACATCCTTGTCGCGGCGCTGACGGGCGAACTGACCCTGGCCAACGCCACGGAGGTCCGCAACGAACTGGAACGGCTGTTCGCCCGCAAGGGCGTGTCCGACGTGGTGCTGGACCTGGGCGCCGTGTCGTTTCTGGACAGCTCCGGGCTGGGCACGCTGGTGGCCGCCAGCACCAAGGCGCGGTCCATGGGACGCCGCCTGCTGTTGTACCGGCCCACCGCCGAAGCCGTGCACACCATGGAAACAGCGCAACTCACCGGGTTCTTCCCCATTCTTGGCGACGAGGACGATCTGCTGGCCCTGCTGCCGGACTAG
- a CDS encoding ATP-binding protein, whose translation MHTYEFSTTALRETYRPFVRGIAATMAAYLAVPTLVHPLELVTAEACANVVRHAYPEGQPGPLRVRLTVNPHMGMELAVTDWGRGCAACPLPPPGLSDPSGKSGTSTMAGAAAEATSGRGLRIIACLCDAVTGDAGPDGNTLHLQLAIPEEQWRTSSLTITETSLSRR comes from the coding sequence ATGCACACCTACGAATTCTCCACCACCGCCCTGCGCGAAACCTACCGCCCCTTCGTGCGCGGCATTGCCGCCACCATGGCCGCCTACCTGGCCGTGCCGACACTGGTGCACCCGCTGGAACTGGTCACGGCGGAGGCATGCGCCAACGTGGTGCGCCACGCCTACCCGGAAGGGCAGCCCGGCCCGCTGCGGGTGCGCCTGACGGTGAATCCGCACATGGGCATGGAACTGGCCGTCACCGACTGGGGGCGCGGCTGCGCGGCCTGCCCGCTGCCCCCGCCCGGCCTGTCTGACCCTTCCGGTAAATCCGGCACATCCACCATGGCAGGGGCGGCAGCGGAAGCCACGTCCGGACGGGGCTTGCGCATCATCGCCTGCCTGTGCGATGCCGTGACGGGTGATGCCGGCCCGGACGGCAACACCCTGCATCTACAATTGGCCATCCCGGAGGAACAATGGCGCACCTCGAGCTTGACGATCACGGAAACATCCTTGTCGCGGCGCTGA